The Apostichopus japonicus isolate 1M-3 chromosome 1, ASM3797524v1, whole genome shotgun sequence DNA segment gaaagagaaaattagAGAAATAAAAGACGAGTACGACAGAATGAttaaaaccaaaattagggaatcaaaagagaaagaggaCACCAAACGAAAGGAAATAGAAAACAGAGAATTAAAGATTGTCGAAAAAATGAACCGACTTGATGCGGTAatgaatgagagaaataaaacaatagacgaacaacagcaacgcaagcttaaagaaacacaaaacttaTCAGATCTTTGTAATCAATGGGTcaataagtttgaaaatttgtcGACGATATCTTCGAGTGTCCTTGAATCACATAACCACTGGACAGACGCACAGTGTATTCCTGATATAAGAGCAGCGAGTGAACCTCTGGTTGAGGATATAATGAAAGATTTTCCAGAAATTGAATCTTTATCTGATATAAAAATGGATGATTTACCAATATTGTGTATTGATAAGGTACATATATCGGATAATGCAGAatctgttgttgatgttgatgtgaTCAAAGGGAATCACCTTCTTTTAACTGGTATAACAAGTACCGGCTCTGGTAACATCGTCGTCTCTGGGAAGTTATCATCTGACCATTCATTTATCAAAGTCATAAACAGACAAGGACGTCAGATTCGTCATGACAAGATAGATAAGGTCAAAGGGAGCTCTCTTTATCCCGTTCGTCACTGTGCTGCTTTCTCACGTGATAAGATAGCTTCGGTTTGTGAATCCAATCAGGTTGGTGTTTATAATATTCAAGATGGGTCATTTACTCAAAATAGCATCACGTCCctctttgatgacatcaaaacGGTGGGTAAGAAATTTGCGAGTTGTATAACTACTGATACTGTACTAGGCCACATCATTGTAGGTACACGAAATACTGGATTGCTATTCATATTTgatgaaaaattgaatttcATTCGAGCTCTGAAGCTGCCAGAGGTTATGACATTGTCAAGAGATATCCTTTATCATGAAGGCGTTCTGCTGATATGCGATGGAGAGAGTGGATGTGCATACGCTGTAACCATGGATACATCTAAAACAGAGGCAGAGTTGCTATACAAGCTTCCGAAACCAAATATTGACGGAGAGACTTGGCGTCCTCACAGTATATGTACAGACAGGGCAGGATATGTATACATCTTGTGGTCACAAACAACGCATTTTACTGGAAAATGTATCATCACACAGTACAGTCAAGATGGTCAGCAGTTGTTGACAACTAAATGGACAGAAGATACAGCACGGTGTATGACAACATTGATGACAGCGGAGGGAGAGAAGCTACTTGTAGCTACATATCGGTCAAGAAAGATGCTTTGTTATGGTCTGGTGAGTATATCTCAGTGTTTCTTACTTTAATATTACTAGACATTACAGGGAACTctgaaaaggaaagaagaaaggaaaagatcAGAAAAAAGGGATTTGTTTGCTGTAGAACAGTTTGTTTGAGCACTCTAAATGTGCTTCAAAACTCAATAGAACTGGATCAACGTTTGTAACTTTATCAATGTTATTTCCAACAGATGCCAGAATGAAGTCAACCGCGAAAACTTACATCAAAGAAACGAATATCCAGAGCCTACACCACACTGAATCGAATATTAAGGGCAACTGACGAGGAGAGAATAATCAATATTCACAGAAACAACTAGAAACTTTAAGATGAAACGGATCCTTTATCTGTATCTAATGATATGGAGATACAGTTCCTGATGATTATCAACAGCCCCGACGAACAATAGTAAGAAGAAATAAGTCTGGAAAGTTATCAAAGATGGTAAAATGAATTTATTGAAAGTATCACagttatttgttttattgcaagACCATGTTTATGTTGTGTGTTTGCGTGCGACGCCTTGCTTGAAGCTTGgacaatctcatatttcgtgtgtAGGAGAACCACATTTAGGAGTAAAAGCCAATtagttttggtggaggtcatatgtcatttggggtcacaatgTGTCAAATAGTGAAGccctgtaaacatgatatctcaagaagaaaagcttgtACCAATCTCATATATAGTGTGAAGGAGCAACACATTGATTAGAAGCAGCCGATTGTTTAGAGTGGCGGTCAAAGTCCGTTTCGGATCACTAGGGGTACAAAAGTTTAGGAAGAGTTGTACATTTACAGAACCAAATAAATGAGcaacataaaacaataatatttaaaagcGTCATGTTTGTTGGAACGTTTTCGAAGATATCTCATCTTCCTCCTCAGGTAGAGTAAGgctttaaaaatatatagttcCATAAGTCTTTAGCCATTTCGTGATAACATGTTGATAAATgtagcaaagtttaaaataCATTGAGTAGGTAGGAGGATCCATGTTGTAATAGCTGACTATTTAAAACTGGTTTCAGTTTTTGATGTAGAGAGCTTCCTTGATTGTAATCTCAAAGTCTGAGTTGCCAGAGTTGCCAGTTGCTATACCATGAAAATTAAAGTTTAGGAAGAGTTTTACATTTGTAGAACCATATAAACGAGCAAAATAAAACGAATcagttgatgaaagtcatagtagtgtatattcaaacgttttcgaagatttcCCATCTTCCTCGTCAGGAAATAGATAACAATATAGTCACTTATGTATAGTGCATACGAAAGTTGTAGTATTAATGTTGACTATCCATGTTCAAAGATATAGGAGGTTCTAAAATAAGTTGAGTATATATGACGATCCATGTTGAATTAGTTGATTGTTTAAAACGGGTTTGAGTTTCTTGATGTACAGTGCctccttaattttaatttcaaagtctGTATAGCAGCTGTCTATGACACTAAAGTTGGTGATGTTAGCTGTTCGGCATTCTATACAGTGAGTGATATGCTCATAGATTGCAGATTTGTCAGATAAGTTCTCCTTGACCCTTGTAGCCAGATGTCTTTTAGTCTTACCGATGTAAGTTTGGTTCTTATGACAGGAACCTTCAAATGAATAGATGACATTGGCTTTAAGGGTCATGGGGGTCTTATCtttcaaagaaaagtaattAACGACTTTAAACGTTTGAAAACTATGATACACTTCTTGTTAATGCCTCTAAAATGTTTAGTTAAGGATCTCTTGAAATTTAGTGAAGGGTGACCTATGAATGGAATGGTAATCATGTACTTACTGTCATCATCCTTATCCTGATTATCCACTTCAGAACTAAGTTTCTTATTGAGGAATTTGTTTACACACTCTTCCAAAATCCTGCTGGGATAACCGTTATGGTATAAAATCTCTTTTAATTTGGAGACCTCTGTATGGAAACAATTAATTAAGCCGATCTTCCAAACCCATGGACACGTGGCATGGAAATTGAGAATTACATTTGTACTAGTTGGCTTACGATAGACCATTGAAGTGTCTGATGAGTTAGTTTCAGAGGTTAAACAAACCTCTGTGTCAAGAAAAGCAAGCTGATTCGGTCCAATTTCATgggtaaatttcaaatttggatgTAATTGGTTAAGAAAACCAAGGAAACTGTGAACATGATCCAAAGAATTAAACACACAGAAAATGTCATCCACATGAAAATTGTTTATGCTGCTTTCGGTCTTTCAATCTCTGCACTGGTTTATATGTTCAAAGATGGCAGATTTCCCAGAAAGATGCTTCTTGACTCTCACAGCTAAATGCCTCTTGGTCTTACCAATGTAAGCCTGATTCCTGTCACAGGAACCTTCGAATGAATAAATGATATTAGCTCTGAGTGCCATAGGAGTCATATCCTTCAGGGAAAAATAATTGCCAACTCTGAAAGTTTTGAATACAACAAATCACGTCTTATTGATGCGTTTAAGATGATTACTTGGAGACTTTTTGAAAATCAGTGATGGGTGTCCATTGAATGGAATACATATAATGTATCTTGTATCATCATCCTCTTTATCCTGATTAGCCTCTTTTGGACCAAGCTTGTTAAAAAGGAATTTGTTGACACAATCATCGAAAATCTTATTAGAATAGCCATTATCAGAGAAAATCTTCTTTAATTTGGATAATTCTTCATGGAGTAGAGACCAATTGCTACAAACAACGAAAGCACGATTAAGAAAGCAATATATTAGTCCTGT contains these protein-coding regions:
- the LOC139967310 gene encoding uncharacterized protein; translated protein: MACPSPWKDIADTFFECSICLDLFKEPKLLPCLHRFCKLCLESLLEGQVGTFECPLCKDVCKIPNNRSDGFKTDFHMKRMMQFIQLQKTFENKEERECIGCEEKLKVTAYCFICNGFLCVQCYQFHLTKKMFVKHQKHLLALNDLEGKSLTQEKLASLMEAPRCHIHPEHMAQLCCCTCGNLPVCVTCTYDEHKGHELRDVRKVANDEREHLKEILEELVKRKDTVFNFTDKINRVNNDVLSIVAETKAKWKKQYKDQTRKLQNEKEKEKKEFTRFKTVLEESTRNKMKELEKEMKEKIREIKDEYDRMIKTKIRESKEKEDTKRKEIENRELKIVEKMNRLDAVMNERNKTIDEQQQRKLKETQNLSDLCNQWVNKFENLSTISSSVLESHNHWTDAQCIPDIRAASEPLVEDIMKDFPEIESLSDIKMDDLPILCIDKVHISDNAESVVDVDVIKGNHLLLTGITSTGSGNIVVSGKLSSDHSFIKVINRQGRQIRHDKIDKVKGSSLYPVRHCAAFSRDKIASVCESNQVGVYNIQDGSFTQNSITSLFDDIKTVGKKFASCITTDTVLGHIIVGTRNTGLLFIFDEKLNFIRALKLPEVMTLSRDILYHEGVLLICDGESGCAYAVTMDTSKTEAELLYKLPKPNIDGETWRPHSICTDRAGYVYILWSQTTHFTGKCIITQYSQDGQQLLTTKWTEDTARCMTTLMTAEGEKLLVATYRSRKMLCYGLMPE